The Oecophyllibacter saccharovorans sequence CCTGATCCTCACACGTGCTCATTGCCCGCTCAGCCGTTTCCTCCAGAATCTTGTGGCGTTCACGCGCCAGTTCAAGTTCGGCTTTCAGCTGGGTGGCCTGACCCTTCTCATGCGCAAGATCAGCTTGCACTTCCGTCACGAACTGCTCGTGCTGCTGCCGGCTCTCTTCAAGCTGCTGCTTCAACAGCGCTGCCTCAGCCTCAAGCCGATCGCCGCGCGCCTGCCACTCAGCCCGACGCGTTTCAGCTTCCTGACCGACCTGCTGATTGCGTTGGATCAGGGCTTGCAGCTCTTTCTCCAGATCGAGAGCACGCTGGGCGGAATTTTCCTTTTCCATCGTCAGACGCGTCAGCTGCTCTTCAGTATGAGAGAGTTGCTGCTCCAGCAGATCAATCTCCGCTTTCAACCCTTTCTCTGTTTCAGCACGTGTGGTCTCGGCGGCCTGCTGTTGCTGCAGCTGCATCTCCAAGGCTTCCGCCCGGCGTGCGCCTTCCTCTTCAGCCGTCTTGCGGGCCAGGCTTTCAGCTTGCAGGCGTTCCTGCAGCTGCGCAGCCTCAACAGAGGCATTCTCACTTTTCCTGAGGCTTTCAGCCAGAATATCCTTCTGTTCCTCAAGCTGCTGCTTTTCCCGGCGCAGCGCTTCCAGCTGTTCTTCCTTCTCCAGGAGCAGCCGTTCTCTTTCCTGCAGACTGGCTGTCAGAGCAGCCATTTCCTCCCGGCTTTCCGCATGACGGCTGGCCAGTTGTTCCTGCAGGCGCCGACGCGATTCTTCCAGCACCTTCAAGCGTTCCGGTAGGCTTTCCAGCTCCTGAAGACGCGTCTTGTGCTGCGCCAGTTCAGTGCGCAGACGTTCACTCGCCTCCTTGGCCGCTGTCAGGATCCTATCCTGCGCCGCTGTGGACTGCTCCTGACGCAGGCGCGCCTGGGCCAGGTCTTCTTCCAGGCGCATGATATGGGCCTGCAGCGCCTCCTGCTGATCTTCAGCAGCATTTTCCACAGACGTATTGGTGTGGGGTGGCGCATCAGCTTCCGCTTCTTTTCGGCTCTTCAATGCTTCCACCTCTCCCTGCAGGCGGGCATTCTCTTCACCCACCAGCTGCAACGCTCCTGAGAGTTCTGTCTGCAGGCGCTGGAGCTGGGCTTCCGCCAGGTGCCGTCCCTTCTGCGCTTCTTCCACCTGTTGGCGCAGCGCAAACTGCGCGTCATTGGCAATCTCTTCCAGTGCCTGAGAAGTTGCTTTTTCTGGTTGACCAAGCTGTGCGGAAGGAGTGGAACCTTCCGGCTCCAGCTCTGAAAGAGGAGGTTTCACCTGTGTCTGATGTTGGGGAGGAACCAGACCTTCCTTACGCAAAAGGCGCATGATTTCATGGCGCTTGTGTCCGCCTTCATAAAGAAGGCCTGCAATGCGCTGCATTTTTTCCAGATCAGCGGCGGTATAATATCTTGTACCATTTCTGAAAATCGGCGCCTGGAACACCGGATAAAGGTTTTCCCACGAACGCAGCCTGTAGCCCGGCTGACCGACAATCTCAGCCACCTGCTCCAGCGTCAGTTCGTTTCTGCCCGCCTCACTCATGAATGCCTGTTCTCCCGTCACTCAAAACAAAAAGAGCGGCGCATCGAAACAGGCAGAAGACCAAAGCGGCCATTGCTCTGAATGTTTCGCCTCACCCGCACAATTTTCCAGCAATCTTCTACCGACAGTTCGCTAACAGCTTTTCAGCGATCTTTTGGAAAAATCTGCTCGCCGACTTTCACCGGTTTCACACTTCAAGGTTTCAGAGGAAATTAAGGCAAAATGGTGAAGTTCAATCGGAAAAATTCCCTAAAACTCATGCCTGGTCCCTCTTTTTCAGGAATCAGTATCTGAGCAGCGCTGAGCCCCAGGTGAGCCCCCCACCCAGAGCTTCCATCAGAATCAGGTCTCCTTTCCTGATCCGTCCGTCCCGCACTGCTTCATTCAAGGCGAGCGGGATAGAGGCAGCTGACGTGTTTGCATGCCGGTCAACCGTTACCACTACGCGTTCGGCCGGCAACGCAAGACGCTTGGCCATACCGTCGATTATGCGCAGATTAGCCTGATGCGGCACCAGCCACTGAATGTCAGCCCCACATAATCCATTGGCGTCCAGGGCCTCATCCACGGCCTCAGCCAGCCGAACAACCGCATGGCGGAACACTTCACGCCCCTGCATTTTCAGGACAGAATTCGTTCCGGTCCCCGCTGCCCCGTCGACATACAACAGATCTCCCAACGTCCCATCAGAATGCAGATGGGTTGAAAGAATGCCCTCACCAGGGGCAGCTCCTGCCTCCAGCAGCACTGCGCCGGCCCCATCGCCAAAAAGGACACAGGTCGCCCGATCTTCCCAGTCCAGCAAACGCGAGAAAACTTCAACGCCGATGACCAGAACACGTTTTGCCATGCCCGTTCCGATAAAGGCATTCGCTGTGGAAAGAGCGTAGATAAAACCGGAACAGGCCGCGCTGACATCAAAGCCGAAACCAGCACGCATGCCCAATGCCGCCTGCACACGGACAGCGACAGCCGGGAAAACCTGATCGGGCGTTGAAGTGGCCACGATAACCGCATCGACATCCTGTGGCCCCACGCCTGCCTGCTCCAGAGCGTTGCGGGCGGCCTGAGCGGCCAGGCTGACAGCATTCTCGCCTTCGGAAACAATATGACGCTGGCGGATCCCGGTTCGGGTCCGGATCCAGTCATCGGAAGTCTCGAGCCGCTGGGCCAGATCTTCATTTGTAACGATTTGGCGGGGCAAGCACCCACCGACACCGCTTATCCGGGCACGAGGGCGTATATCCTGAACAGGGGAACTGGTGGGAAAATTCTGGTCAGACAAAGGCGTCGAGGGCCTATCGGGAATGGTTTCCGACAGCGTGTCACCTCTCATGCGCGCTCACCTTCCAAAGCCTGGTCCGGAGGGGTGAGCATATCCAACTGGCTGAGGCGTTGGCGGATCTTGTCATTGAGCCGATTGGCGACGGCATCGAAAGCCACATCGATAGCTGCTGCGAATCCTTCAGCATCCGCTCCCCCATGCGACTTGACCACTACCCCGTTAAGCCCGACAAAAACAGCGCCGTTATAGCGGCTGGGATCAATCCACTCCCGCATACGCTCCAGACCGGGCTTGACCAGGAGATAGCCGATTCGGCTCAGAAGATTGGCTTGAAAAACGGATTTCAGCAGGCCGAAAGCCAGTTTCAGGGCGCCTTCACCCGTCTTAAGGGCCACATTGCCCGTAAAGCCATCGGTCACAACCACATCCGTAGTGCCGGCCGTGATGTCATGACCTTCGATGAAACCGCTGAAACGCGGCCCCAGCGGGCTGTTTTTCAGCCGCTCGGAAGCCTGACGCAGGCGCTCATCGCCCTTGAGTTCTTCAGCGCCGACATTCAGCAGGCCGATGCTGGGGGCTTCCAAGCCCAGTGCGGCCTGGGCAAAAGCCTCCCCCATGATGGCGAACTCAACCAGGTTCCGCGTGTCACAGGCGATATTGGCGCCCAGATCGAGCATCACCACGTCCCCACGCGCAGAAGGCTGAACCGCTGCCATGGCGGGGCGTGAAATGCCGGGCAGAGCTTTGACGATGATCTTGGCCAACGCCAGCATGGCCCCGCTGTTGCCGGCTGAAACCACCCCCAGTGCTTCACCGCTGGCAACCGCTTCCATGGCCATACGTAGCGACGAACCACGCAGGCGCAGTGCAGCTGTGGGCTTCATCTCCATGGAGATGCTGGTCGGCGCATGACGCACAGTGCAGATGGCAGCCGCTTTCTTGAAGCGCTTCTTCAGTGCCGGACCCAGCACTGCTTCATCTCCCAGAAGCAGAATGCGGATATTGGGATGGCGCACTGCTGCCTTTTCCAGACCCGCCAGCACGACATCCGGCGCGTGATCTCCCCCCATAGCATCAACAGCCAGCGTGTAAGGTGAGGTGGAAACGGACAAGTCGGCGGGAGGCGGTCCCGCTTCCTTGGCAGACGGCTCTGTCATTAGTGCTGGTTCCGGCAATTCTCTGAAAACGATCTATACCGGCAGGCAGGCACCTTTCGGAGGGCGTGTCCCGGTGAAAGCACAGGGAAAGCCCGGGAGCCCTTGCCTACTGGTATCGCCAAGCCCGCAGGCCTGCTGAATCAGGCGCGCACGGCAGTCTTGAGAACGCGCCCTTCAGCGCTTGCCACTTCCCGCCCGTCATAATGACCGCAATGGCTGCAGACATGGTGAGGGCGTTTCAGCTCACCGCAATTGGAGCATTCAGCGCTTGCGGGCGTTCCCAGCGCATGGTGGCTGCGGCGCATACCGCGACGGGAAGGGGTAGTCTTTCTTTTTGGAACGGCCATGATTTTCTGCCTCTCACTGGGTTATCGTGCACTCTGCTACCTATGCCATGAACGGCTTCACGAGGCTGATAACCTGAATAATCTGTTTCACTCTCTTACCACGCTGCAGGGGCTACGCCCACCATCCGCGTTTCCCTCCACGCCAAAAATCACTTGGAGCGGGAAAATACGAGAGCGGGAAAAGCACGCACCCAATGCACGTTAAGGTAAGCGCGCGGCTCTAGCAGATCCAGGCGCATTCCGCAAGCTACGAAGCTCTTGCCCCCTCTCCACCATGCCGGCGCTTCTTCGCGTCTTTTCCCCTCCGTTCTGTTTCCTCTTATCTGCAGTCGTCAGTGCACGTCCTGACCAGGAGTGCCTTTAAGCTTCTGTAAAATCGCAAAAGGATGGGGGGCTTTTTCTTCCGGAGCCTCCGTACCCGCTGCATTTTCTTCATCGGGAGTGATTTCCACGAAATTGTCCAGACCACTTCCCGCCTTACGGGGATAGGGATCAAGGCAAAGCGCCAGCTGTTCTGCAGCCGCCTCGCCAAGATCGATCATCTGCCCGTCATAAGGCACTTCATCATCTTCCTCGGCCATCAGCGCTTCGAGATCAATCTCCCCCTCTTCAGAAGCCATGTTGTCGCGCGGAATGAACCGCAAGGTGAAACGCTCGGTGATCTCTTCAGGCACGTCCTCGCCCGTAATAATACAGCTCTGCACAACCCGGGCAGTCAGCAGGCCATCAGCCAGAACGTCGGTATCCCCAAGGCGCTTCAGATGGAAGCGACACGACAACTCATCCACTCTCGGTAACCCGAAACGTCTGGCCAGGGCCTGGCGCTGTTTCTCATCGGCCTGCACCTCCCAGGTCAGCCCGGTGCCGCCGATGCGCTGCAGGGAGACGGGACTGGAAAATTCCCCCCGACCGGCCCCGGCAACGCCATTGTTCACTTTTCCCTCCGCTTTCGAAGATTTATTGCGCGTCATTCCCTGAGAGGCGGAGAACCCGGGACTGGAAGATCCGGCACGACTTTTAGACATGGCTCACCTTTTTCTCTTCTCTTTTCCGATCTGAAGTCACTTTACTACATTACAGTCTTTTCCAGCCATTCAAGCCAGGGCACTTAATCTGGGGAGAGGGCTCGGTGATCTGCCTGGAACAGGTGGCTTTCCAGAAACACCCATGCTGCAAAAGGAAGAGGGTCTGTCATAATTCCCTCTCTGGTGATTGACATCCCCCTCTCTGGCAAGGCAGTGGAAAAACGCTCGTTTTCTCGCCGCCATTCCGATCTGACAGGCAGGATACCCCACCGGATGATGACCCGCCCTCTTTTCCAGGCCATTTCAGCCAGGTTTTCAAAGCTGATGGCGGCGCCTACCGTGCAGTCTGCAGAAATCTGTTTCCCTGCCCAAAGCGTATCTACCAGCAAATCTTCCCGGAAAGGCTTGGCCCTGCTCCTGGCCGGAGCCTGCCTGAGCGGCTGCACCCTGTTTGACGCACCGGAAATTCCCCGCGGGGCCCTGGTGGAAAAATCGGATATCCTTCAGCTCCATCCCGGTAGCACCACCCAACAGGAAGTTGAATCCCTGATCGGGTCGCCCACCACTCATGCCACCTTCGACAACAACAAGTGGATTTACATCACTCTGACCAAAAATCTCGTGCCCATGGGATTTCCAGCTGTTGATAAACAGCGGGTACTGGTCCTCGACTTCGATGACAGCGGGGTCCTGCAACATCTCAAGCTACTAACCAAGAAAAATGCTGTGCCTGTCAGCATGGTCAGCGCCATCACGCCGTCGCCCGGCACGCAGATTTCCGTCCTGCAGGAAATTCTGGGCAATGTGGGTCGCTACAACCCCATGAGCAGCCTGGGAAATACCTTCGGTGGGGGCCTTGGAGGTCTTGGCGGCATGAACAATCACGGGGGTGGCATGGGCAATGGGCCGCTGAGCGGACAGGGCACAGGCAATGGTGGCGTTGGCAACACGATGCCCTGAGCAGCAGTGACTTCCTGACGCTGTCTGCGCCAAGCCCGCGGGGCAAAGCACGTATTGTGGGAGCGGTCAGATCATGCTAGATCAAACTGCAGACTTTCCTTTTTTACGAAGGCTTTTTACGTTATTGCAGACTACAGGCGTGCAGATGCTTTTTTCTGAACTGCTTTGATAAAACTGCCTTCGATTCTTTCTCTTTTTTTCCCTTTTTATCTGTCCTTCAAAGGAGATGACGGCCCCGTGCAGGTTCTCGTTCGTGACAACAATGTTGATCAAGCGCTCAAGGCGCTTAAAAAGAAGATGCAGCGCGAAGGCGTTTTTCGTGAAATGAAGCTTCGTCGCCACTTCGAAAAGCCCTCTGAGCGTCGCGCCCGTGAAGGTGCCGAAGCCGTGCGCCGTGCCCGCAAGATGGAACGCAAGCGTCTGGAGCGTGAGGGATTCTGATTTCAGAACGCTTCTGAACCTGAAAAAGTCGCTCTGATTTGGAGCGGCTTTTTTATTGCTGGATACTGCCTCTCTTCAGGCTAGCCTCAGGGAGAAATCTGCCAGCCCAGCGTGTTCCCGCAAGAAGCCAAAACGTAATCTCGCACGTCTCCCTGTCTTTTCTGACTATATAGTAATACGCGCCGTATCAGATGGCGCCCACCGATTTTCAGAGCCCCCCTGGCTTCCGAGAGCTCAGCTGCTTGTCTTACGGTGACTTTCCGCAGCCCGGTCAGATAGCCCCAGCGCGGGTCGGTCCCCACCACCGGTAAAGCCTGGGGATGCTGCCGGGCATAGAAGCTGATGATAGCGGCCAACCCATAATCTTCGATGACCAGGGCTTCTGCGCCAGCTGCACGCGCCTCTGTCTCAGCCTGCCGGGCCAGCCCGTCCCAGCCGGCCATCAGGCGCAATGCCGGGTCATGATGGGCATTCAGGGGCAGGCAATGGAAAAGTGCCTGCACGCTTACGATCAGTCCCATAAAAAGCCCCGTCGCGACCGCCGTTCTGAAAAAGCGTCCTGGCAGAGCCCCTGCCATGGCAAGGGCCGGGTACAGCACACAGGGCCAGTTGGCTTGAACACGACCGGCATAAAGAGCATGCGCCAGAAAGACCCCCGCCCCCGGCAGGACCAACCAAAGCAGCAGGGGCATTTTCCTGCGGGCCTGCCAGCAGCCGAGCACCACACAGAAGCCGACAACCGGCGTCAGCAACCCGATCTGGCCGGCCAGGAGCTCGCCCAGATAGTGCAGAGCGTGCGCAGGCGCCCAATGCCCCAGGCGCCGGCCCTGTTTCAGAAAACCCGCCCAGCGATGAAGAGCGTTCCACCACAGGGTCGGACCACAACTCACCCCTGCTATGCCAGCAGCCAGCCAGGGGCCGACACGACGCCACTGCCCTGACTGCAGAACATAACCCCCTAACCCTACTGCCAGCAGGAGAAAGGTATATTTTGATTCCATCCCCCCACCGAGGCACAGGCCGGCGCCTCCCCACCACCCCACAGAATACGTGGATTCTCTTCTCAGGGTTTCAGCCAGACACCACAAAAAAACTGCTGCAAAAAACATCTGGGGGGTGTCGGGCGTCATCAAACACATGCCCAGCCCGAACATCAGCGTGGCATTGAGAAGCCATGCCGCCTGTGCCCCAGGCGCTGCCCGCAGCCATATCTGTCCGGCACGCCACAATGCGAGACTGGCCAGAAAACTCGCCAGAACGCCGCAGAGGCGTATGCCGAGCGGTGTGGATCCACAAAGCAGTGTCCCCAACCTGATCCACAGCGCTACCATGGGAGGATGGTCCAGGTAGCCTGCCTGAAGATGCTGCGACCACCACCAGTAATAGGCTTCGTCAGGTGTCAACGGCAGCCAGGCTGCCAGGCCGAGCCGCAGGAAGGCCAAGATGAGAAAGCCGCCCATGCAGCCCAATATCGCTGGCCAGGCCGTTGGCTTCGGACATGCCACGCTGAACACTACCGGCTCCTCAGCGGGATCGACAGCCTCTGTCTGACATGTCCCGAAAGAGCAGAAGCCATCCTGATCCTGTTGCAGAAGGACTGGACAAAACAACGCCTGAATTTCAAAGCGGTACGCCCTTGTGAGGCGACAGCGTTCTGATGTCCTGAAACGAACGCAGGCGCACGACATGCGTCATTTCTGTCAGTTCATGAATCAGACGCTGCTGATGAGCAGCATCACGGGCCAGGACGTGCAGCAGGAAATCCTCAGCCCCGTTAAGCATGTGACAGGCCTGAAGTTCCGGCCAGCCGATGACTGTCTGCTCGAATTCTTCAAGAACCTGGCTTTTCTGGCTGTCCAGCCCGACAAGGACAAAAAAACTGACGGGCCAGCCCAGTTGCGCCGCATCCAGCTCGGCATGAAACCCCCGGATGACGCCAAGCTCCTCCAACCGCCGGACCCGCCGCAGACAAGGCGGCGCAGACATGCCGATCCGGCGCGCCAATTCGACATTGGTCATACGCCCGTCACGCTGCAGCTCACTGAGAATCATACGATCGGTTTCGTCCAGTTCAAGAACGCGCTCGGTGTCAGGACCGCTGACGACCCAATTTACGGCAGGGCTGGAGGGGTTCCGGCGCATTCACTTGTTTCCTGTCAGGTGGGTTACCGCTGAGATGGAAAGCACTTTTTCAGCTCCCTCGTTGCCTGCTGCCTGTATAAGCTGCGCGCCAGGCGCTGAAAAGCGGCCGGATCCCTGCTGTTCATCCCCCTTGGCTTTAGCTTAGAATAATTATCTTTACTGGAAATCCGACCCGCAAACCGTCTCGGCAAAGCTGGACCGCTTGCAGGCCCGACAGGGGCGCGACCTTCAAAGGAGTTTCTGCCTTCATGACCACGGTTCATCGTACCGATCTGCTGATCGTCGGTTCCGGCCCGGCCGGCTACACTGCCGGTATCTATGCGGCACGTGCCGCCCTCAAGCCCCTGCTGGTGACCGGTCTGCAACCAGGAGGCCAGTTGACCATAACCCAGGATATTGAGAATTACCCCGGCTTTGCCGAGCCGGTGGGCGGACCGTGGCTTATGGAGCAGATGCGCCTTCAGGCAGAGCATATGGGCACCGAAATCATTTATGACCTCATCACGCAGGCTGAGCTGAAAAACGGTCCAGACGCTGAAGGCTATTTTCATCTCAAAGGGGATTCAGGGACAACCTACCTGGCCCGTTCTGTCGTTATCGCCACAGGTGCACGCGCCAAATGGCTGGAGACGGAAGCCGAAAAGAAATTTCAGGGTCATGGGGTTTCCGCCTGCGCCACCTGCGATGGGTTTTTCTATCGCGGCAAGGATGTTGCTGTCGTCGGCGGGGGCAACACCGCAGTCGAAGAGGCCCTCTATCTCACACATCATGCCAAGAACGTTCACCTCATTCACCGCCGTGATTCGCTCAAGGCCGAAAAGATTCTGCAGGAACGCCTAAAGGCCAATCCGAAAATCCATATCCATTGGAATCGTGAGATCGACGATATTTATGGAACAGTGCCGCAAGGAAGCGAAAATGCACCGGAAGTGGTCAGCGGCGTAAAGCTGCGGGATACGGAAAATCCCGCCGCTGCCCCTGAAAAGCTGGCGGTTGACGGTGTTTTCATCGCGATCGGTCACATTCCCAATATCGGTCCGTTCCGCGACCAGGTAGCCTGCGATGAAGAAGGCTATATTCAGACCATTCCCGGAACGGCCTGCACCTCCGTCACGGGCATCTTCGCCGCTGGGGATATTCAGGACAAAATCTACCGTCAGGCCGTCACCGCAGCCGGTACGGGATGCATGGCCGCTCTGGAAGCCGAACGTTATCTGGCCGCTGCCAACAGGAAAAGGAAAGACGCCTCCAAAAACGTCTGAGCAGAAAAGTATTTTGCTTCAGGCACGACCATCAGCAGACGGTTGAGAAGCCGGCAACCTTCAGCTCAAGAAAGATTTCACAAATGCTTGACCCCATCAGGTAATTTAGGGAACCTGCCCCGCAAGACAGTCCAGCACAGGCACAGGATGGGGCGACATGAGCAAAGCACACACCGGCTCTACAGACGGACTCCATGGGAGCCCCAAGATGGACTGGGACAAGCTCCGTATCTTCCACACCGTTGCTGAAGCCGGTTCCTTTACCCATGCCGGGGATCGTCTCAATCTCAGCCAGTCCGCAGTGTCCCGCCAGATTTCCGCTCTGGAGGAAGTTCTGGGCGTTCCCCTTTTTCACCGTCATGCACGGGGCCTTATCCTGACCGAACAGGGTGAAGTCCTGCACCAGACAGCCCGGGAAGTCTTTGCCAAGCTGGCCATGACGCAGGCTTTCCTGAGTGAGAACCGCGAGCGGGCTGTCGGTAAGATCAAGGTGACGACGACAACGGATTTCGGTCTTTGCTGGCTCATTCCCCGCCTGCACCGCTTTCTGAAAGATCATGCAGACGTCAATGTGGAACTGCTGCTGGAAGACGCCGATCTTGATCTGAGCATGCGTGAGGCGGATGTGGCCATTCGCATGCATCCCCCTACCCAGCCCGACCTGATTCAACGGCATCTGGCCAGTTTCAGCATGCCTATCTATGCCAGTCGGGCCTATCTGCAGGAACACGGCACCCCACGCACTCTGAAAAACCTGGAGCAGCACGCATTGATCGGGTTTTCAGGCCCTCAACCTCCCCTGCCCCATATCAACTGGCTTCTGGAGCGCCTGATCAAGGAGAAGCTGGTCACTCACCCGCATATTCCCCTTGCCGTCAACAGCGTCGCCGCCATTGCCACGGCCATAGCAGCCGGAAACGGTATCGGGGCCCTGCCGCCTTATACAGCAGCCAGCTACCCGGAGCTCGTGCGCATTCTGCCGGAAATCCGCCCCCCCCAGCTCGAAGCCTTCTTCGTCTATCCTGAAGAGCTCAGGAGTTCGAAACGTATTTCCGTTTTTCGGGATTTCCTGCTTGCTGAACTGAACGATGATCGTCATGAGCTGGGAGAGAACCGCCTGGCTGCTGAAGAAGGCGTTCTTCACGCAACCCACTGAAACACAAAGCTCAGTTCAGCCTATCCGCAACTCTCCGGCAGAGCGACGGCTTTTCTGCAATCCACGTCTACCGGAAGTTTTTAGCCAGCGCCAAAGCCATAACGGCCTTTGCTCCAGACTGGCTGGAGTAAAGGCCGTCTTGGTAACGAGCAGGCAGTTCTTTAGCCGTTGCTCTTGGCATCCTGATTGGCCGTATAACGGTTGCGCCGCCCTTCAGCGGTGGAACCGATGCTGCGACCCAGTCCGATCTCGCGGGCCAGAGCGGAGCGGCGCTTGGCATAATTGGGGGCAACCAGCGGATAATCGACCGGCAGTCCCCATTTTTCCCGGTACTGTTCAGGCGTCATCCCGTAAGTGCTTTTCAGATGCCGTTTGAGCATCTTGAGCTTTTTCCCGTCTTCCAGACAAATGATGTAATCGGGGAAAACGGATTTGCGGATCGGAACGGCCGGCTGCTGGCGGGTTTCCGCACGACTGCTTTCGCCTTCAGCCGGCTGACCGGCCAGAGCGCCATAAACGTTACGTATCAGGGCCGGCAAAGCTTCTGCAGAAATGGGAGAACCTGAGATTTTTGCCACGACAATCTCTGTGGTCAGGCGCAATAGCTGGGGAACATTGTTTTCAGCCTGGTCAGGCATGGAATGACCTTCTAAAATAAAAGTAATCTAACTTCATCTCAAAAAGATGAGCGAATTACTCTAATACACTACTCTCTCTCAGTTGTGCAGGGCTTAAAACTAATTTATTCTTTTAATTCGGTATTTATTATACTTGATTTAAATATTTTCTGTTGTCACTTCTCTTATCTGCCCTATCTACATGAACGCTCAACTTCCAATTTCAGTCCCTCTTGCCAGTCCAAGTGATTTTAGCGGATGGCGATCCTGGTCGCGCCAGCTGCTTTATGACCGTGTTCCAGACACCGACATTGACTGGCAGATCACGCCGCCGGCTGATCTTTACGCCCCGGTCAGCGAGCGTTCTCTACCGCAGGTTGCTCCTGCTTTCGCAATACCACGCGAGACAGCCCGGTTGATTTCCGCTGTTTTTGCTTCCGGTCATCCCGAACGTTTTTCGTTGCTTTACCGGCTTCTGGAACATTATCGCGACACGCCAGCCCAACCTGTTGAGCCAGACTTGTTGGGAAAACTCCAGGCGCTCGCCGCACAGGCACGCGCCCAAGCTCTGGAACTGCGCGCTTGCCTCCCCCCGCCGCTCCAAAGCACGCCTGCCTTCCGGCATGTTCAGGTTCCCGTCCCGCTTCTGGACAGTCAGGCGTCAGCCCTTTGGCGCCTGCGCCCCCAACCATGGCTGATGCACACGCCAGGCCGGCTCCTGCTGTGTGAAAACAGCCAGATCATCTTTGCCCCCGAGCCTCCCTCAATTCCCGATACTGATACAGCCCCTGAGGCACAAACCGAAAAAGCCCTTTTCCTGCACGATTTTGCGCAGCGTCATGGGCAATCGGCACAACACAGCATCTACTGGCGCGGCGTGGACACGTTCCGTCTTCCTCCCGCCCCTGAAGAGATCGACCAGGCGTCCAGCCTGCATGCGCTCCGTTGCCTGGCTGTCGACTGTGCTTTCTGCCCGCTGAGCCAGGCTGCCAACCGGACGGTCTTTGGAGAAGGGGCTACTGGTGCCCGGCTGATCTTCGTTGGTGAGCAACCAGGTGACCAGGAAGATCTGACAGGCCGGCCCTTTGTAGGGCCCGCAGGACAGCTTTTCGACCAGGCGCTTCAGGAAGCCGGCGGGCAAAGGGGCGATTACTGGCTTACCAATGCCGTCAAGCATTTCCGCTTCATCCAGACACCCGCACGGCGCCTGCACCAGAAGCCGGAAGCCCAGCATGTCCAGGCCTGCGCCCCCTGGCTGGCTGCCGAGCGGCGTCTTCTGGCGCCGCAAGTGACAGTCATGCTGGGCGTAACGGCCGCTTCAGCAATTCTGGGGCGCCCGGTAACCATTTCGCGTGAACGCTCCAGACTGTTCGATCTGCCTTCAGGCGGCAAAGGACTGGTAACAGTGCATCCCTCTTTTCTGCTGCGCGTGCCTGATCCGCAAAGGCGCGCGGAAGAATACCGGAAATTCGTGACAGACCTGAAATTGGCTCTCTCTGCCCTCGCACCGGATTCAAAAGAGGAGTAGGCTTCAGCCACCTCTTCCACCAATACGGAATTTCGAGCGGAACCGATGGCCAACTCCGGCGCTTCAACGTCTTTACTTCCCAAGCGCCGATCCCTCTTAAGCTGGCTGCTCCAACCCGATTTCAAAGCTGTCGTCTTCGCCTTCCGGACCACGATGGCCGCCTGCCTGGCTTTAGGGGTCGCCCTCTGGATGGAACTGGACAGCCCCGCTTGGGCCGCGATGACGGTCTGGTCTGTCGCGCAGCTCACGCGAGGGGAAAGCCTCTCCAAAGCACGCTGGCGTATTGTGGGCACCCTCATCGGCTCCACTGCCGGTATCGGGTTACATGCGCTGGTCCCCCAGGCGCCGTGGCTGTTCTTTCCGCTGTTGGCCATATGGG is a genomic window containing:
- the plsX gene encoding phosphate acyltransferase PlsX is translated as MTEPSAKEAGPPPADLSVSTSPYTLAVDAMGGDHAPDVVLAGLEKAAVRHPNIRILLLGDEAVLGPALKKRFKKAAAICTVRHAPTSISMEMKPTAALRLRGSSLRMAMEAVASGEALGVVSAGNSGAMLALAKIIVKALPGISRPAMAAVQPSARGDVVMLDLGANIACDTRNLVEFAIMGEAFAQAALGLEAPSIGLLNVGAEELKGDERLRQASERLKNSPLGPRFSGFIEGHDITAGTTDVVVTDGFTGNVALKTGEGALKLAFGLLKSVFQANLLSRIGYLLVKPGLERMREWIDPSRYNGAVFVGLNGVVVKSHGGADAEGFAAAIDVAFDAVANRLNDKIRQRLSQLDMLTPPDQALEGERA
- the rpsU gene encoding 30S ribosomal protein S21, whose protein sequence is MQVLVRDNNVDQALKALKKKMQREGVFREMKLRRHFEKPSERRAREGAEAVRRARKMERKRLEREGF
- a CDS encoding DUF177 domain-containing protein, coding for MSKSRAGSSSPGFSASQGMTRNKSSKAEGKVNNGVAGAGRGEFSSPVSLQRIGGTGLTWEVQADEKQRQALARRFGLPRVDELSCRFHLKRLGDTDVLADGLLTARVVQSCIITGEDVPEEITERFTLRFIPRDNMASEEGEIDLEALMAEEDDEVPYDGQMIDLGEAAAEQLALCLDPYPRKAGSGLDNFVEITPDEENAAGTEAPEEKAPHPFAILQKLKGTPGQDVH
- the rpmF gene encoding 50S ribosomal protein L32, coding for MAVPKRKTTPSRRGMRRSHHALGTPASAECSNCGELKRPHHVCSHCGHYDGREVASAEGRVLKTAVRA
- a CDS encoding beta-ketoacyl-ACP synthase III, whose product is MRPRARISGVGGCLPRQIVTNEDLAQRLETSDDWIRTRTGIRQRHIVSEGENAVSLAAQAARNALEQAGVGPQDVDAVIVATSTPDQVFPAVAVRVQAALGMRAGFGFDVSAACSGFIYALSTANAFIGTGMAKRVLVIGVEVFSRLLDWEDRATCVLFGDGAGAVLLEAGAAPGEGILSTHLHSDGTLGDLLYVDGAAGTGTNSVLKMQGREVFRHAVVRLAEAVDEALDANGLCGADIQWLVPHQANLRIIDGMAKRLALPAERVVVTVDRHANTSAASIPLALNEAVRDGRIRKGDLILMEALGGGLTWGSALLRY
- a CDS encoding MerR family transcriptional regulator, with amino-acid sequence MSEAGRNELTLEQVAEIVGQPGYRLRSWENLYPVFQAPIFRNGTRYYTAADLEKMQRIAGLLYEGGHKRHEIMRLLRKEGLVPPQHQTQVKPPLSELEPEGSTPSAQLGQPEKATSQALEEIANDAQFALRQQVEEAQKGRHLAEAQLQRLQTELSGALQLVGEENARLQGEVEALKSRKEAEADAPPHTNTSVENAAEDQQEALQAHIMRLEEDLAQARLRQEQSTAAQDRILTAAKEASERLRTELAQHKTRLQELESLPERLKVLEESRRRLQEQLASRHAESREEMAALTASLQERERLLLEKEEQLEALRREKQQLEEQKDILAESLRKSENASVEAAQLQERLQAESLARKTAEEEGARRAEALEMQLQQQQAAETTRAETEKGLKAEIDLLEQQLSHTEEQLTRLTMEKENSAQRALDLEKELQALIQRNQQVGQEAETRRAEWQARGDRLEAEAALLKQQLEESRQQHEQFVTEVQADLAHEKGQATQLKAELELARERHKILEETAERAMSTCEDQAAELAGCRAELESLRQALERAQHHQAHGEQMTDANARLREGVAALLVELKELRSLFLD
- a CDS encoding outer membrane protein assembly factor BamE, whose translation is MALLLAGACLSGCTLFDAPEIPRGALVEKSDILQLHPGSTTQQEVESLIGSPTTHATFDNNKWIYITLTKNLVPMGFPAVDKQRVLVLDFDDSGVLQHLKLLTKKNAVPVSMVSAITPSPGTQISVLQEILGNVGRYNPMSSLGNTFGGGLGGLGGMNNHGGGMGNGPLSGQGTGNGGVGNTMP